The following proteins are encoded in a genomic region of Glycine max cultivar Williams 82 chromosome 18, Glycine_max_v4.0, whole genome shotgun sequence:
- the LOC100820330 gene encoding uncharacterized protein LOC100820330, with protein MPVAVTIPSYQHRIYASLIYIAKAKKTTMASTSSSNPGGAFTTLQERVTFEKEIKKSKFIAIAGPIPDEKSAMSFLSQVRDPRATHNCWAYKVGDQYRSNDDGEPSGTAGKPIQTAIDSSGIDRVMVVVIRYFGGIKLGTGGLVRAYGGVASECLRNAPTCLVKTKVPMGVEVPFELVGVLNHQLQSFHVEDIKQDYDTGKDGISMVTFKVDFDQAEKLEDAIKANCSRELQFYRR; from the exons ATGCCTGTGGCGGTAACAATACCCAGTTATCAGCACCGCATCTACGCTTCACTCATCTACATCGCCAAGGCTAAGAAAACCACCATGGCCAGCACCAGCAGCAGCAATCCTGGTGGGGCCTTCACCACCCTCCAAGAGAGGGTCACTTTCGAGAAGGAGATAAAAAAGAGCAAGTTCATCGCCATTGCTGGCCCCATCCCCGATGAAAAATCCGCCATGTCTTTCCTTTCCCAG GTACGGGATCCACGTGCCACCCACAATTGCTGGGCTTATAAG GTGGGGGATCAATATCGGTCCAATGATGATGGTGAGCCTTCAGGAACAGCTGGGAAACCAATACAAACTGCTATTGATTCTTCAGGAATAGATAGAGTAATGGTGGTTGTGATCAG GTATTTTGGGGGTATCAAATTAGGCACTGGAGGATTGGTCAGGGCTTATGGAGGAGTTGCATCAGAATGCTTGAGAAATGCCCCAACTTGCCTTGTAAAAACTAAG GTGCCAATGGGTGTAGAGGTTCCCTTTGAGCTAGTTGGAGTTCTCAACCATCAG cTGCAGTCTTTTCACGTGGAAGACATCAAGCAGGATTATGATACTGGTAAAgatggcatatctatggttaCTTTTAAAGTTGATTTTGATCAAGCTGAGAAATTGGAGGATGCAATCAAAGCCAATTGTAGCAGAGAATTGCAGTTTTATAGGCGTTGA
- the LOC102659715 gene encoding uncharacterized protein produces the protein MKQDTDNNGTLGGSEDSLLRSCLSLLTRRSFTACRESANQISRSDPTVSLHLDQILAVADVLTAAESRRGPSHPHDWYSVLRLHPGGADNRDLARQHFKTLVRLLDPNKNKLPFADEALMRVREAWCVISDPTRKARFDKEIEESARTASFWTMCPYCWYLHEYERKYEDCTLRCSNCQRTFHGAAVPPPPLEAVVAGKEEYYCYHMSLPVRYPVGERCRFGGEGNGARKRMRVKTVANRMKMKRFVDANNGESDNDGVR, from the coding sequence atgaaacaagacACAGACAACAACGGAACCCTCGGCGGGTCCGAAGATTCCCTCCTCCGTTCATGTCTCTCTCTTCTCACGCGCCGCAGCTTCACCGCTTGCCGCGAGTCCGCAAACCAAATCTCAAGATCCGACCCGACCGTCTCCCTCCATCTGGACCAAATCCTCGCGGTGGCGGACGTCCTCACCGCGGCGGAGAGCCGCCGAGGACCCTCCCACCCGCACGACTGGTACTCCGTCCTCCGCCTCCACCCCGGCGGCGCCGACAACCGCGACCTAGCACGACAGCACTTCAAGACCCTCGTGCGGCTCCTCGACCCGAACAAGAACAAGCTCCCCTTCGCCGACGAGGCCCTCATGCGCGTGCGCGAGGCCTGGTGCGTTATCTCCGACCCAACGCGCAAGGCCCGCTTCGACAAAGAGATCGAAGAGTCAGCCAGAACGGCGTCGTTTTGGACAATGTGCCCTTACTGCTGGTACCTGCACGAGTACGAGCGCAAGTACGAGGACTGCACGTTGAGGTGTTCGAATTGCCAGAGGACGTTCCACGGCGCGGCGGTGCCGCCGCCACCGCTGGAGGCGGTGGTGGCGGGAAAGGAGGAGTATTACTGCTACCACATGAGCTTGCCGGTGAGGTATCCGGTTGGCGAACGGTGTCGTTTCGGGGGTGAGGGGAATGGGGCGAGGAAGAGGATGAGGGTTAAGACGGTGGCTaatagaatgaaaatgaaaaggtttGTTGATGCTAATAATGGTGAATCTGATAATGATGGGGTGAGGTAG